A single genomic interval of Malania oleifera isolate guangnan ecotype guangnan chromosome 13, ASM2987363v1, whole genome shotgun sequence harbors:
- the LOC131146911 gene encoding large ribosomal subunit protein eL34: protein MVQRLTYRKRHSYATKSNQHRVVKTPGGKLVYQSTKKRASGPKCPVTGKRIQGIPHLRPAEYKRSRLSRNRRTVNRAYGGVLSGGAVRERIIRAFLVEEQKIVKKVLKIHKAKEKQASKSS, encoded by the exons ATGGTTCAGCGTCTAACGTATCGCAAGCGTCATAGCTATGCGACCAAATCGAACCAGCATAGGGTCGTCAAAACCCCTG GTGGAAAGCTTGTATACCAGAGCACTAAGAAAAGAGCAAGTGGCCCTAAGTGCCCTGTTACTGGAAAGAGAATCCAAGGA ATTCCTCACTTGAGGCCTGCTGAATACAAGAGGTCTAGATTATCCAGGAACAGGAGGACAGTAAACCGAGCCTACGGGGGTGTACTGTCTGGAGGTGCTGTTAGAGAGAG GATCATCCGGGCTTTCTTGGTAGAAGAGCAGAAGATAGTGAAAAAGGTTTTGAAGATCCACAAGGCCAAGGAAAAACAAGCCTCAAAGAGCAGCTAA
- the LOC131146320 gene encoding pentatricopeptide repeat-containing protein At1g74600, chloroplastic, producing MSSLILQNIETKISVSARRFVSFLATNVENPSSFRGIRETETNFSPFDPFQFFNISTMSGMCTLRNTKIIHAYLLKSLLLYSDIFVANSLLDCYCKSFAMVDAHNLFDEIAHPNLISWNIMISGYKQNSFFEECWKIFCKLRSLGYNPNQFTYGSVLSACSALQDPMFGKFVYSLTIKNGLFSNGYVRTGMIDLFAKNCSFEDALRVFSDVLCENVVCWNAIISGAVRNGENWVALDLFCRMCRKPLVPNIYTFSSILTACAMLEELEIGKGVQGWVIKCGAGEDVFVGTAIVDFYAKCREMGEAVNKFLSMPIRNVVSWTAIISGFVQNDDSAFALQFFKEMRNTGDEINSHTVTSVLAGCATLTMGKEAIQLHSWTIKTGFYMDSVVKASLINVYSKIGKVDISETVFREMESLKNPNTWAVMISAFAQNQSCQKAVKLFQRMTREGLRPDRFCSSSLLSVVDCLYLGRQIHCYNIKTGLVFDVSVGCSLLTMYSKCGNLEESYDIFEQILDKDSVSWSSMIAGLVENGYADRALQLFREMLFEEIIPDRVTYNAVLNACSALYCLHKGKEVHGHAVRTGYGYEVLVGSAVVHMYSKCGVSNLARRVFDMLPQKDQVCCSSLVSGYAQNGHIEEALVVFHEMLMANFCIDSFTVSSVLGAVATLNRPDIGIQLHACTTKLGLSSEVSVGSSLVMMYSKCGSIDNCCKIFDQIEKPDVIGWTAMIVSYAQHGRGADALRAYELMREKGIKPDSVTFVGILSACSHSGLVEEGYFHLDSMTRDYGIEPGNRHYACMVDLLGRSGRLEEAERFVNNMPIKPDALVWGTVLAACKVHGNVELGRLAAEKVIELEPCDAGPYVSLSNICANVGQWEQVLEIRSMMKGTGVVKEPGWSSV from the coding sequence ATGAGTTCTCTCATCCTTCAAAATATCGAAACAAAAATCTCTGTCTCAGCTCGCAGATTCGTCTCTTTCCTCGCCACCAATGTCGAAAACCCATCAAGTTTTCGCGGCATCCGTGAAACGGAAACCAATTTCTCTCCTTTTGATCCTTTTCAGTTCTTCAATATCTCTACCATGTCAGGAATGTGCACTCTCAGAAATACCAAAATTATACATGCTTATTTACTCAAATCACTTTTGTTATATTCTGATATCTTTGTTGCGAATTCCTTACTGGATTGTTATTGCAAATCTTTTGCCATGGTTGATGCACATAACCTGTTTGATGAAATTGCTCACCCAAATCTTATTTCTTGGAATATCATGATTTCGGGTTACAAGCAAAACTCTTTCTTCGAAGAGTGCTGGAAGATTTTTTGTAAGTTGCGTTCTCTGGGCTACAATCCTAACCAATTCACGTATGGGAGCGTTCTTTCCGCGTGTTCTGCCTTGCAGGATCCAATGTTTGGTAAGTTCGTTTATTCACTCACAATAAAAAATGGGTTGTTTTCAAATGGTTATGTGAGGACTGGTATGATAGATTTGTTTGCGAAAAATTGCAGCTTCGAGGATGCTTTGAGGGTGTTCAGTGACGTTTTATGTGAAAATGTAGTTTGCTGGAATGCAATTATTTCTGGGGCTGTTAGAAATGGGGAGAATTGGGTCGCCTTGGATCTTTTCTGCCGAATGTGTCGCAAGCCTTTGGTGCCAAATATTTACACATTTTCCAGCATTCTAACGGCTTGTGCCATGCTTGAAGAACTTGAGATTGGAAAAGGGGTTCAAGGGTGGGTTATTAAATGCGGTGCAGGGGAAGATGTTTTTGTGGGAACAGCTATTGTTGATTTTTATGCCAAATGTAGAGAGATGGGTGAAGCTGTTAATAAATTCTTGAGCATGCCAATACGAAATGTAGTATCATGGACTGCCATTATTTCTGGTTTTGTTCAGAATGATGATTCTGCTTTTGCACTCCAATTTTTCAAAGAAATGAGAAATACAGGGGATGAAATAAACAGCCACACGGTTACTAGTGTACTTGCTGGTTGTGCTACACTAACTATGGGCAAGGAGGCAATTCAACTCCACTCATGGACAATCAAAACTGGGTTCTATATGGATTCAGTCGTAAAGGCTTCTTTGATCAATGTGTATTCAAAAATCGGAAAAGTTGATATATCTGAGACAGTTTTTAGAGAGATGGAAAGTTTGAAAAACCCAAATACTTGGGCTGTAATGATTTCTGCTTTTGCTCAGAACCAGAGTTGTCAAAAGGCAGTCAAACTGTTTCAAAGAATGACTCGGGAGGGTCTGAGACCTGATCGGTTTTGTAGTTCTAGTCTTTTGAGTGTTGTAGACTGCTTATATTTGGGGAGGCAGATCCACTGCTATAATATTAAAACTGGTCTAGTTTTTGATGTTTCTGTGGGCTGTTCTCTCCTGACAATGTATTCAAAATGTGGTAATTTAGAGGAATCTTATGACATCTTTGAACAAATTCTTGACAAGGACAGTGTTTCATGGTCATCAATGATTGCTGGCCTTGTAGAAAATGGCTATGCAGATCGGGCGCTTCAGTTGTTCAGAGAGATGCTCTTTGAAGAAATTATACCTGATCGAGTGACTTATAATGCAGTTTTAAATGCATGTTCTGCTCTTTATTGCTTGCATAAAGGAAAGGAGGTTCATGGTCATGCTGTTCGTACAGGATATGGCTATGAGGTACTTGTTGGCAGTGCAGTTGTACATATGTACTCAAAATGTGGTGTCTCTAATCTAGCAAGAAGGGTGTTTGACATGCTGCCCCAGAAGGATCAAGTTTGTTGCTCTTCCTTGGTTTCAGGATATGCCCAAAATGGCCACATTGAAGAGGCACTCGTGGTGTTCCATGAAATGTTGATGGCTAATTTTTGTATCGACTCTTTCACAGTTTCGTCTGTACTTGGGGCTGTCGCCACATTGAATAGACCAGATATTGGTATCCAATTGCATGCTTGCACCACAAAATTGGGCTTAAGTTCAGAAGTTTCTGTTGGTAGTTCACTTGTTATGATGTATTCAAAATGTGGAAGCATTGACAACTGTTGCAAAATTTTTGATCAAATTGAAAAACCTGATGTGATTGGATGGACTGCTATGATTGTGAGCTATGCTCAACACGGTAGAGGAGCTGATGCTTTAAGAGCTTATGAGCTTATGAGGGAGAAAGGAATAAAACCTGATTCGGTAACTTTTGTTGGCATTTTATCTGCCTGCAGCCATAGTGGTTTGGTTGAAGAAGGCTATTTTCATCTGGATTCAATGACCAGAGACTATGGAATTGAGCCTGGTAATCGTCACTACGCTTGTATGGTTGATCTTCTTGGTCGCTCTGGGAGACTAGAAGAGGCTGAAAGGTTTGTTAACAATATGCCTATCAAGCCGGACGCTTTAGTATGGGGAACAGTACTTGCCGCGTGCAAAGTACATGGGAATGTTGAGCTTGGAAGGCTAGCTGCAGAAAAGGTTATCGAGTTGGAGCCATGTGATGCTGGACCTTACGTCTCCCTATctaacatatgtgcaaatgtgggTCAGTGGGAACAGGTCTTGGAAATCAGAAGCATGATGAAGGGAACTGGGGTGGTTAAGGAACCTGGATGGAGTTCGGTCTGA